The following are from one region of the Verrucomicrobiales bacterium genome:
- a CDS encoding lamin tail domain-containing protein encodes MRTHRSLVVVWLSLICLGFQSSAAQQLVISEFLASNSSGRLDEDGNASDWIELHNPTTNPVNLAGWHLTDDSLDLAKWTFPATNLPPGGFLLVFASAKNRTLPGQALHTNFELDSAGEYLALVRPDGSTVESGFAPTYPPQLNDVSYGYFTQNLTNVLSAEGKPAKWRVPGSTLDRPENWADATFDDLAWSTGSTPVGFDAGQISGGGGQLVNIARGRTATQSSTSFAGSQALDGNPATFTHTVAGVSLPARWEVNLGTNAAIEEIILYNRQGCCGSRLRDITVRILASNLSTTNFTSALLNPENILGNGGLDGPASLRINLRELTGNAVVGGRVRVTRTPDPDLSGTGGQGNGDEADVLSLSEVEVYASTAPATFKSLLRTDLQTAMLGVNPSALVRIPFLVVEENLPLLDLLTLRMKYDDGFVAYLNGVKIAEANAPAAPTWNSPATAERADTSAIRFQDFDVSSHSSLLQDGINILAIQGFNRAATDDDFLLSAELTGQSLGVVSQQYFVQSTPGSANQPGTAGFVADTQFSVNRGFFDAPFEVAISTATPGAEIRYTTNGAAPSATEGIVYSTPLTISRTTVLRAIATKPGYTPSDVDTHTYVFLDQVVAQSHRSVTNAGYPTSWAGVAADYAMDPRITTNATTAPRMIDSLRSLPSVFFSTSISNFFNASRGFYANPNSHGIDWERPVSMEMVDTNGATEFQENCGLRVQGGYFRDPNVTQKHSLRVLFKAQYGAGKLRHDLFQTDDAVREFDTLVLRAGANDGYAWGDAKDTEQFIRNRFGGELNQAMGNPSPHGIFVHCYFNGIYWGLYEICERPNEDFSSSYFGGDPLDWDSNNAGDVKNGDLSAWTSFNNLTAAAKTTTDYQRMQGKNADGSINPALPVYFDRFNYIDYMMANIWGGNWDWPNKNFWFGRLRTTNSTGFKFYMWDFENTMGNNRDRSPLNMVSPRSGTESSWVGQPHFYLGRLAEYKMDFADRVQRHFFNGGTLSPAALVKRYKVLADQVELAILAETARWGDDNLNPPQDIEDWRRERDWLLGTYLPQRSDVVLKQFRSSGLYPALGAPVLSQFGGTVLPGFTLSLTHTNVAGQIYFTLNGSDPRLVGGGLSPEAQPYSAPLSINGNAYLKARVKNSTNWSALVEAPFTSAGYFADLTVTEIMYNPLDALPVPGEEFEFLELRNTGANSLNLGGLSFTAGITFTFTNGTTLAPKASYLLVRNLSAFKTRYPAAVPNGVYTGSLANSGETLTLSHGLLGEVLSFAYSDELPWPLTADGQGFSLVLRRPGSSDDLDDASSWQASSASGGSPGAVEPPNTVPAVVINEVLTRSSSPDGDFIELHNPTAATVLVGGWFLTDSIAEPRKYRIEPGTMIAPGGYLVLDEGQFAPPGAVNPLRLNAAGDAIYLFSANSTSNLTGYTHGFDFGPAAEGVSFGRQTLSTGQEAFPAQIRTTPGAANSGPLIGPIVISEIHYHPLASQDAFVELKNISSTVQPLYDPARPTNTWRVSGLDFTFPAASQLAPGQTVLLTVDDPTLFRGRYSLPADQLILGPISGSLQRSGELLEVQRPDAPNSNRLDYITVDAVRYNDRGGWPTAADGSGPSLQKLVASSYGHEPANWTAALPTPGGAWLGGSRPTITRQPESIVAIAYGATNFQVTALGGEPLNYQWRFNGSAIPGAVAPLLPLTNLQPGQEGRYSVVVYGSGGSVVSSNVSLTLLIPATITTQPRNAFGILGSNVTFTIVAISSTPLSYQWQFNGQNIANATTASLTVRSLTYQSEGRYSCIVTDGVGPVESQSATLTIVSKPVLTQAPLATAVPVGGSTVFSAAADGSLPLTFRWRKNGVVVTNMILNQRVSFYILNNVQAAGAGTYTVSVTNIAGTTPVSTGVALTVLTDSDSDGIPDGWETQYGFNANQAADANQDADGDGVSNAAEFMAGTDPKDPSSYLKVESIEGDAARISLNFLARSNRTYSVQYRGDLQSAWGILTNMPARSDNRAETVIDGAPGSSNRYYRLLTPGAQIR; translated from the coding sequence ATGCGTACCCATCGCAGTCTCGTTGTCGTCTGGTTGAGCCTGATTTGCCTCGGCTTCCAGTCGTCTGCCGCTCAGCAACTTGTGATCTCCGAGTTCCTAGCCTCGAACAGCTCGGGAAGGCTGGATGAGGATGGGAATGCTTCGGATTGGATTGAGCTTCATAATCCCACGACGAACCCCGTCAACCTCGCCGGCTGGCACCTCACGGACGACTCGTTGGATCTGGCGAAGTGGACCTTCCCCGCCACCAACCTGCCTCCCGGCGGGTTCTTGCTGGTTTTCGCATCGGCTAAGAACCGGACACTTCCCGGCCAGGCACTCCACACCAACTTCGAGCTCGATAGCGCGGGCGAATATCTCGCCCTGGTCCGGCCCGATGGAAGCACCGTCGAGTCCGGATTCGCTCCGACGTACCCCCCGCAGCTCAACGATGTCTCCTATGGGTATTTCACCCAGAACCTCACCAATGTGCTGTCGGCCGAAGGAAAACCCGCCAAGTGGCGAGTGCCGGGCTCGACCCTCGACCGCCCGGAGAACTGGGCTGACGCCACCTTTGACGACCTCGCCTGGAGCACCGGATCCACCCCCGTTGGGTTCGACGCAGGACAGATCTCCGGGGGCGGAGGTCAGTTGGTGAATATCGCCCGTGGCAGGACCGCGACGCAATCGTCCACGTCGTTCGCCGGTTCCCAGGCATTGGATGGGAATCCAGCGACCTTCACCCACACGGTGGCGGGGGTCTCGCTCCCGGCCCGATGGGAGGTCAACTTGGGCACCAACGCGGCCATCGAGGAGATCATTTTGTACAACCGACAAGGCTGCTGCGGCTCCCGCCTGCGGGACATCACCGTCCGTATTCTCGCCAGCAACCTGAGCACCACGAACTTCACCTCCGCGCTGCTCAACCCAGAAAACATCCTGGGTAACGGCGGACTGGACGGACCGGCTTCCTTGCGCATCAATCTACGCGAACTCACCGGCAATGCCGTCGTGGGCGGCCGAGTTCGGGTAACGCGAACGCCGGACCCCGATCTGTCAGGGACGGGGGGGCAAGGAAATGGAGATGAAGCCGATGTGTTATCGCTCAGCGAGGTCGAAGTCTACGCCTCCACCGCTCCGGCCACCTTCAAATCGCTCCTCCGCACCGATCTCCAGACTGCCATGCTCGGCGTGAACCCGTCGGCCCTGGTGCGGATTCCCTTCCTGGTGGTGGAAGAAAACCTGCCGCTGCTGGATCTCCTCACCTTGCGCATGAAGTACGACGACGGGTTTGTGGCCTACCTCAACGGAGTCAAAATCGCCGAAGCGAACGCCCCTGCCGCCCCCACCTGGAACAGTCCGGCAACGGCCGAGCGGGCGGACACTTCCGCCATTCGTTTTCAAGATTTTGATGTCAGCTCCCACTCCAGCCTACTTCAGGACGGAATCAATATCCTGGCCATCCAAGGTTTCAACCGTGCCGCTACCGACGACGACTTTCTCCTCTCCGCCGAACTCACCGGCCAATCCTTGGGAGTGGTCTCGCAACAATACTTCGTCCAGTCCACACCCGGATCCGCCAATCAACCCGGCACGGCAGGATTTGTGGCCGACACCCAGTTCAGCGTGAACCGGGGCTTCTTCGACGCTCCCTTTGAAGTCGCCATCTCCACCGCCACTCCCGGCGCCGAAATCCGCTACACCACCAACGGAGCCGCTCCCAGCGCTACCGAAGGCATCGTGTATTCGACTCCACTGACGATCAGTCGGACGACGGTCCTGCGCGCCATTGCCACGAAACCCGGTTACACGCCTTCGGATGTCGATACCCATACCTACGTTTTCCTGGACCAGGTCGTCGCCCAGAGCCATCGGAGCGTCACCAACGCCGGGTATCCGACCTCCTGGGCGGGAGTCGCTGCCGACTACGCCATGGACCCGCGGATTACGACGAACGCGACCACCGCTCCCCGCATGATCGATTCGTTGAGGTCGCTCCCGTCGGTCTTCTTCAGCACCAGCATCTCCAACTTCTTCAACGCGAGCCGGGGCTTTTACGCCAATCCGAACAGCCATGGCATCGACTGGGAGCGTCCGGTCTCAATGGAGATGGTCGATACCAATGGCGCGACCGAATTCCAGGAGAACTGTGGCCTCCGAGTTCAAGGGGGATATTTCCGTGATCCCAACGTCACCCAAAAACACTCCCTGCGTGTGCTCTTCAAGGCCCAATACGGTGCCGGGAAGCTACGTCACGATCTGTTCCAGACCGATGATGCGGTGCGGGAGTTCGACACCCTGGTGCTCCGGGCAGGTGCCAACGACGGTTATGCTTGGGGGGATGCCAAGGACACCGAACAGTTCATCCGAAACCGGTTCGGGGGCGAACTGAACCAGGCGATGGGCAATCCCTCGCCGCATGGCATTTTCGTTCATTGCTACTTCAACGGCATCTATTGGGGTTTGTACGAAATCTGTGAACGTCCCAATGAGGATTTCTCCTCGTCTTACTTCGGCGGGGACCCGTTGGACTGGGATTCCAACAATGCGGGCGACGTGAAAAACGGGGACCTTAGCGCGTGGACGAGCTTTAACAACCTGACGGCTGCGGCCAAAACCACGACCGACTATCAGCGGATGCAAGGCAAGAACGCCGATGGAAGCATCAACCCCGCGCTTCCGGTTTATTTCGACCGATTCAATTACATCGACTACATGATGGCCAACATCTGGGGCGGCAACTGGGATTGGCCGAATAAAAACTTCTGGTTCGGACGCTTGCGAACCACCAACAGCACCGGGTTCAAGTTCTACATGTGGGATTTCGAGAACACGATGGGCAACAACCGCGATCGTTCGCCCCTGAACATGGTGTCACCACGTTCCGGCACCGAATCCAGCTGGGTCGGGCAACCCCATTTTTATCTGGGACGACTGGCGGAGTACAAAATGGATTTTGCGGACCGCGTTCAGCGTCATTTCTTCAACGGCGGCACACTCTCTCCGGCGGCCCTGGTCAAGCGCTATAAGGTTCTGGCCGATCAGGTCGAGTTGGCGATTTTGGCAGAAACCGCGCGATGGGGAGACGACAATCTGAACCCGCCTCAGGATATCGAGGACTGGCGCCGCGAACGGGACTGGCTCCTGGGCACCTACCTCCCTCAGCGAAGCGATGTTGTGCTCAAGCAATTCCGTTCCTCCGGGTTGTATCCCGCGTTGGGAGCGCCGGTGCTTAGCCAGTTCGGTGGAACCGTGCTGCCCGGATTCACGCTGAGCCTGACGCACACCAACGTGGCCGGACAAATCTACTTCACCCTTAATGGGTCTGACCCGCGGCTCGTCGGCGGCGGACTATCTCCGGAAGCCCAGCCTTATAGCGCTCCGCTGTCCATCAACGGCAACGCCTACCTGAAGGCTCGCGTCAAAAATTCCACCAACTGGAGCGCCCTGGTGGAGGCTCCCTTCACCAGCGCCGGCTATTTCGCGGATTTGACGGTGACGGAGATCATGTACAATCCACTCGATGCGCTGCCGGTGCCCGGAGAGGAATTCGAGTTTCTGGAGCTGCGGAACACGGGAGCCAATTCGTTGAACCTCGGAGGATTGTCCTTCACCGCCGGCATCACGTTCACGTTCACGAACGGCACAACCCTGGCTCCGAAAGCGTCCTACCTGCTCGTCCGCAACCTATCCGCGTTTAAAACCCGTTATCCAGCGGCGGTTCCCAACGGGGTTTATACCGGCTCCCTAGCCAACTCGGGGGAGACCCTCACCCTGTCGCACGGTTTGCTCGGCGAAGTCCTTTCCTTCGCTTACAGCGACGAACTGCCCTGGCCGCTGACCGCCGATGGCCAAGGGTTCTCCTTGGTGCTGCGTCGCCCTGGCAGCAGCGACGATCTGGATGATGCGAGCAGCTGGCAGGCCAGCTCGGCCAGCGGCGGCTCCCCCGGCGCGGTGGAACCTCCGAATACAGTTCCGGCCGTGGTCATCAATGAGGTACTCACGCGCAGCAGTTCCCCCGACGGCGATTTCATCGAGCTGCACAACCCGACTGCCGCCACCGTTTTGGTCGGCGGCTGGTTCCTGACTGACAGCATCGCCGAACCCCGAAAGTATCGTATCGAGCCGGGCACCATGATCGCCCCGGGAGGCTACCTCGTTCTCGATGAGGGCCAATTTGCCCCCCCCGGAGCAGTCAACCCTCTGCGGCTGAATGCAGCGGGTGATGCGATCTATCTGTTCTCCGCCAACTCCACCAGTAACCTGACCGGCTACACACACGGGTTCGACTTCGGCCCGGCAGCCGAGGGCGTGTCCTTCGGCCGACAAACGCTCAGCACCGGCCAGGAAGCCTTCCCTGCTCAAATCCGGACGACCCCCGGCGCTGCGAACAGTGGGCCGCTTATCGGGCCGATTGTAATCTCGGAGATCCATTATCATCCGCTGGCCAGCCAGGATGCCTTTGTCGAGCTGAAGAATATTTCCTCAACTGTCCAGCCTCTCTACGATCCGGCGCGGCCTACGAACACCTGGAGAGTCAGCGGATTGGATTTCACCTTCCCAGCCGCTTCTCAGCTCGCCCCCGGACAAACGGTCCTGTTAACGGTCGACGATCCAACCCTCTTCCGCGGAAGATACTCACTGCCCGCGGACCAGCTCATCCTAGGTCCCATCAGTGGCAGTCTCCAGCGCAGTGGCGAACTCCTCGAAGTGCAGCGTCCTGACGCGCCCAACTCGAACCGGCTGGACTACATCACCGTCGATGCCGTGCGCTACAACGACCGCGGTGGTTGGCCAACCGCGGCCGATGGCTCCGGACCGTCGCTTCAAAAACTCGTAGCCAGCAGCTACGGCCATGAGCCCGCCAACTGGACCGCCGCCCTGCCCACACCCGGCGGAGCTTGGCTGGGCGGTTCACGCCCCACCATCACGCGACAGCCCGAAAGCATCGTCGCCATCGCCTATGGAGCGACGAACTTCCAGGTGACCGCTCTGGGCGGGGAGCCTTTGAACTATCAATGGAGATTCAACGGAAGCGCGATTCCCGGCGCCGTTGCCCCCCTGCTCCCGCTGACCAACCTGCAACCGGGCCAGGAGGGGCGTTACAGTGTGGTCGTTTATGGCTCGGGAGGATCCGTGGTGAGCTCCAATGTCTCCCTCACCCTGCTCATTCCCGCCACCATCACCACCCAACCCCGGAATGCCTTTGGTATCTTGGGCTCGAACGTGACCTTCACCATCGTCGCCATTAGTTCCACGCCGTTGAGTTACCAATGGCAGTTCAATGGCCAAAACATAGCCAACGCCACCACAGCATCACTGACCGTCCGCTCACTGACCTACCAGAGCGAGGGCCGGTATTCCTGCATCGTCACGGATGGGGTTGGGCCAGTTGAGAGCCAGAGCGCCACTCTGACCATTGTGTCCAAACCGGTCCTGACCCAAGCTCCCCTGGCCACAGCGGTGCCGGTAGGAGGCAGTACGGTCTTCAGTGCTGCGGCCGACGGCAGCCTACCCCTCACCTTCCGCTGGCGCAAAAATGGGGTCGTGGTTACCAACATGATCCTGAATCAACGCGTCTCGTTCTACATCTTGAACAACGTGCAGGCGGCGGGAGCCGGTACGTATACCGTTTCGGTAACGAACATCGCTGGCACGACACCTGTCAGCACCGGCGTGGCCCTGACCGTTCTCACCGATTCAGACTCCGACGGGATTCCTGATGGCTGGGAGACCCAATACGGGTTCAACGCCAACCAGGCCGCGGATGCCAACCAGGATGCCGATGGCGACGGCGTGAGCAACGCTGCCGAGTTTATGGCTGGAACGGATCCGAAAGATCCATCCAGCTATCTCAAGGTGGAGTCAATCGAGGGAGATGCCGCCCGCATTAGCCTGAACTTCCTCGCGCGCTCCAACCGAACCTATTCGGTGCAATACCGGGGAGATCTGCAATCGGCGTGGGGAATCTTGACCAACATGCCCGCGCGTTCGGACAATCGGGCCGAAACAGTCATCGATGGCGCTCCCGGAAGTTCGAACCGATATTATCGTCTCCTAACCCCGGGAGCACAGATTCGTTGA
- a CDS encoding Gfo/Idh/MocA family oxidoreductase, whose product MNRTTFSNQLSRRRFVQSAGALGAILASGQAPSLLSADAPSRTVRVAVMGLNRGMAHVQAFLQVPQVEIAAVCDVDDLRVAAAVKTVREKTGQEPKGVRDFRRLLEDPSIDAISIAAPNFWHAPATILACSAGKHVYVEKPGSHNAKEGELMVAAARKQKRHVQMGNQRRSMPIFIQAMEELHQGVVGPLRFSRCWYDAARGSIGRGKSVPVPASLDYTLWQGPTPERPYVDNLVHYNWHWRWHWGGGELANNGIHTLDLARWGLGVDYPRHVSCQGGRYHFQDDQETPDTILATYDFGHCGISWDGSSCHQRQPENHPFLTFYGDGGSLSLTGNQYTIWDSKGKKVRTESGSASDVHHFANFVDAIRKGTQLNSEIEVGQKSTLLCHLGNIAWRTQTTLNVDSSSGGLLRPTRAQAALWTRDYRPGWKPKV is encoded by the coding sequence ATGAACCGCACCACCTTCTCCAACCAGCTATCACGACGCAGATTCGTCCAGTCTGCCGGAGCCCTCGGCGCGATCCTTGCCTCCGGCCAGGCTCCGTCCCTGCTGAGCGCCGACGCCCCGTCGCGAACCGTACGCGTGGCGGTCATGGGACTGAACCGGGGCATGGCCCATGTGCAGGCATTTCTTCAAGTCCCACAGGTCGAGATCGCGGCGGTTTGCGACGTCGACGATCTGCGCGTGGCAGCCGCGGTGAAAACAGTGAGGGAGAAGACGGGACAAGAGCCAAAAGGGGTCCGGGATTTTCGTAGGTTGCTGGAGGATCCCTCGATCGATGCCATTTCGATTGCCGCCCCCAACTTCTGGCACGCGCCGGCCACCATCCTTGCCTGCTCCGCTGGGAAACATGTTTATGTTGAGAAACCGGGCAGCCACAACGCGAAGGAAGGCGAACTCATGGTGGCCGCTGCGCGCAAGCAAAAACGCCACGTGCAAATGGGGAACCAACGACGGAGCATGCCCATTTTCATCCAGGCCATGGAAGAGCTACACCAGGGCGTGGTGGGCCCGCTTCGGTTCAGCCGTTGCTGGTATGACGCTGCGCGCGGCAGTATCGGCCGGGGGAAGTCCGTCCCCGTGCCAGCCTCGCTCGACTACACGCTCTGGCAGGGACCGACGCCGGAACGTCCCTACGTCGACAACTTGGTCCATTATAACTGGCACTGGCGCTGGCATTGGGGAGGCGGCGAACTGGCCAACAATGGCATCCATACCCTTGATCTGGCCCGTTGGGGCTTGGGGGTAGACTATCCCCGTCACGTCAGCTGCCAAGGTGGACGTTACCATTTTCAGGATGATCAAGAGACTCCCGATACGATCCTCGCCACCTACGACTTCGGCCATTGCGGCATCAGTTGGGATGGGAGCAGCTGCCACCAACGCCAGCCAGAGAACCATCCATTCCTGACCTTCTACGGCGACGGCGGCTCGCTCAGCCTGACCGGCAACCAATACACGATCTGGGATTCCAAGGGCAAGAAGGTGCGGACAGAGTCAGGCTCCGCCAGCGATGTGCACCATTTCGCGAATTTCGTGGACGCCATTCGCAAGGGGACTCAATTGAATTCGGAAATCGAAGTGGGCCAGAAGAGCACCCTGCTCTGCCACTTGGGAAACATCGCCTGGCGGACGCAGACCACCCTTAATGTCGATTCCTCCAGCGGCGGCTTGCTGAGGCCCACGCGCGCACAGGCCGCTCTTTGGACTCGCGACTACCGCCCGGGCTGGAAGCCGAAGGTCTAG